Proteins encoded together in one Prunus dulcis chromosome 3, ALMONDv2, whole genome shotgun sequence window:
- the LOC117620937 gene encoding uncharacterized protein LOC117620937, translating to MGDPNILQTLELLTQALSRAGQSRDPSLGYADQAKRIGATEFDGDGDPAVAEEWIEKMERIMEVMAVPQDRRVTLATFFLTRNARFWWESVRRRYRDPTTITWPVFRAFFDSQYYPQAYHNMKMEEFLQLEQGSMTVLEYEKKFNELSKYCLPLVEDESKKCQLFTRGLKASIRNIVISQRLTNFGDLVMSASLIESSQLMVRARGEPRRRQYETGGPSQGSSKRGSYSSGSSSGRSFGSFRPGVSSSGGSNQTGSSGDRPTSISARDSGGHPPSSAGRMRSPQCVVCGRFHTGTCRQGTTGCFHCGQQGHFLIECPILLSCGEATVASPRETGTQSRTQFGGASSSGGAQTSVASRGGSQQQGRGRRARATGRVYHMSQQQAQESSDVVTGTLLVFGTSAKLLIDPGATHSFITPSFAHTADVNYQPYGVS from the coding sequence ATGGGAGACCCAAACATCCTGCAGACTCTAGAGCTTTTGACACAGGCTTTATCCCGGGCCGGGCAGTCCCGAGACCCGTCCTTGGGGTATGCGGACCAAGCAAAAAGAATTGGGGCCACAGAATTTGACGGAGACGGTGATCCAGCTGTGGCTGAGGAATGGATTGAAAAGATGGAACGAATTATGGAGGTAATGGCCGTTCCCCAAGACCGTAGAGTGACATTGGCCACCTTCTTTCTGACTCGGAATGCGAGATTTTGGTGGGAATCGGTTAGAAGAAGGTATAGAGACCCAACAACTATCACGTGGCCAGTTTTCAGAGCGTTCTTTGATAGTCAGTATTATCCTCAGGCTTACCATAACATGAAGATGGAGGAATTTTTGCAGCTAGAGCAGGGATCTATGACGGTACTGGAGTATGAGAAGAAGTTCAATGAGTTATCGAAGTACTGCTTACCGTTAGTAGAAGATGAAAGTAAAAAGTGTCAACTGTTTACCAGGGGATTGAAGGCCTCTATTAGAAACATTGTGATTAGTCAGCGATTGACTAATTTTGGAGATCTGGTGATGTCAGCTTCACTAATTGAGAGCAGCCAGTTGATGGTTAGAGCCCGAGGTGAACCTCGGAGGAGACAGTACGAGACAGGTGGTCCCAGTCAAGGGTCATCCAAGAGAGGCAGTTATAGCTCTGGATCATCTAGCGGTCGCAGTTTCGGAAGTTTTCGACCAGGAGTCAGTTCCAGTGGAGGCTCAAACCAGACTGGTAGTTCTGGAGACCGACCTACGAGCATTTCAGCTAGGGATTCTGGTGGGCATCCACCATCTTCGGCTGGCAGGATGAGAAGCCCCCAGTGTGTAGTGTGCGGTAGATTTCACACTGGGACCTGCAGACAGGGTACCACAGGGTGTTTCCACTGTGGTCAACAGGGGCATTTCTTGATAGAATGCCCAATATTGTTATCATGTGGTGAAGCGACTGTTGCATCACCTCGAGAAACAGGCACACAGAGTAGAACACAGTTTGGTGGAGCCTCGTCCAGTGGCGGAGCCCAAACCAGTGTTGCAAGTAGAGGTGGCAGTCAGCAGCAGGGACGGGGTAGACGTGCCAGAGCTACCGGCAGGGTGTACCATATGTCTCAGCAGCAAGCGCAAGAATCTTCAGATGTGGTTACAGGTACTTTATTAGTTTTTGGGACCTCTGCTAAACTTTTAATTGACCCTGGGGCTACGCATTCATTCATTACTCCTAGTTTTGCCCACACCGCTGATGTCAATTATCAGCCTTACGGAGTGAGCTAG
- the LOC117620751 gene encoding nuclear pore complex protein NUP107 gives MDVEMDTSPSFFDPEDLSTREKFRRYGKRHLGSNISPHQENSASKFSESGLLYDGLSIHSPTNAALLLENIKQEVESIDPYHLEGTPGKTPVSKRRSPIDGTEVDVGAGSGLVHHSIKLLKQEEDSLADDGDTTFALFASLLDSALQGLMSFPDLILRFEGSCRDISESIRYGSNIRHRIVEDKFMRQKAQLLLDEAASWLLLWYLFGKGTEEIPKELILLPSTSHLEACQFVAEDHTAQLCLRIVQWLEGLASKALDLERKVRGSHVGACLPSSGIWYQTQCYLKKGASSTNTIHHLDFDAPTREHAQQLPDDKKQDESLLEDVWTLLRAGRLEEACHLCRSAGQPWRAATLCVFGGLDQFPSIEALVKNGKDRTLQAIELESGIGHQWHLWKWASYCASEKIAEQDAGKYESAVYAAQCSNLKRMLPICTDWESACWAMAKSWLDVQLDLELAHLEPERLDQFKSIGDAIDGSPGHSDGAVQPSNGPGIWPLQVLNQQPRQLSDLLQKLHSGEMVHESVTRGCKEQQRQIEMILMLGDIARLLDLIWSWIAPSEDDQNVFRPHGDPQMIRFGAHLVLVLRYLLGDEMDAFREKIMNVGDLIVHMYAMFLFSKQHEELVGIYASQLARHRCIDLFVHMMELRLNSSVHVKYKIFLSAMEYLQFSPVDNSKGSFEEIVERVLSRSREIKVGKYDKLSDVAEQHRLQSLPKAMVIQWLCFTPPSTITNVEDVSTKLLLRALMHSNILFREFALVSMWRVPAMPIGAHTLLSFLAEPLKQLSESSDSLEDYNVSQNLEEFHDWNEYYSCDAKYRNWLKIELENAEVSPLELSMEEKQRAILSAKETLNSSLSLLLRKENPWLAPGEDHVYESVEPIFLELHATAMLCLRSGECLPPDATVCATLMSALYSSVSEQDVLNRQLMINVSISSKDNYCVEVVLRCLAVAGDGLGQQEHNDGGILSTVMAAGFKGELLRFQSGVTMEISRLDAWYSSKAGSLESPATYIVQGLCRRCCIPEVILRCMEVSLSLIELGMPPEGHDQLIGLVASSEAGVLHLFSHQQLQEFLLVEREYSIRQMELEEELSS, from the exons ATGGACGTCGAAATGGATACTTCTCCAAGCTTCTTCGACCCTGAAGATCTCTCAACCAGAGAGAAATTTCGTCGATACGG GAAAAGGCACCTGGGTTCAAACATATCTCCGCACCAAGAGAATTCAGCTTCAAAATTTAGTGAATCTGGGCTACTCTATGATGGGCTGAGTATACATAGCCCGACCAATGCTGCACTTCTTCTGGAAAATATTAAGCAAGAGGTTGAAAGCATTGATCCTTATCACTTGGAAGGAACTCCTGGAAAGACTCCTGTCTCAAAAAGGAGGTCACCCATTGATGGGACAGAGGTGGATGTTGGTGCCGGTTCTGGTTTAGTCCACCATTCAATAAAATTGCTCAAGCAGGAGGAGGACTCACTGGCTGATGATGGAGATACAACCTTTGCGTTATTTGCTTCTTTACTTGATTCTGCTCTTCAAG GTTTGATGTCTTTTCCTGACTTGATACTAAGGTTTGAAGGATCCTGCCGAGACATTTCAGAGTCAATTAG GTATGGTTCCAACATACGGCATCGTATAGTAGAGGACAAGTTTATGAGGCAGAAGGCTCAGCTCCTTCTTGATGAGGCTGCTTCATGGTTGCTCCTGTGGTACCTTTTTGGGAAAG GGACTGAAGAGATTCCTAAAGAGCTTATCCTG TTGCCCTCAACATCACACTTGGAGGCTTGCCAATTCGTCGCTGAGGACCATACGGCACAATTATGTCTACGGATTGTTCAATGGCTGGAAGGCTTAGCCTCCAAAGCACTTGACTTGGAAAGAAAG GTGCGAGGGTCTCATGTTGGTGCCTGTCTCCCAAGCTCTGGAATTTGGTACCAGACTCAGTGCTATCTTAAGAAAGGAGCATCCAGTACAAATACGATTCATCACTTGGATTTTGATGCTCCAACACGTGAACATGCTCAACAACTACCTGATGACAAA AAACAAGATGAATCTCTTTTGGAAGATGTCTGGACTCTTTTAAGAGCTGGAAGACTGGAAGAGGCATGTCACCTTTGCCGATCTGCAGGACAG CCATGGAGAGCTGCAACTTTGTGCGTATTTGGAGGACTTGATCAGTTTCCTTCAATTGAAGCCCTGGTGAAAAATGGAAAGGATAGAACTTTGCAAGCCATTGAGTTGGAAAGTGGCATTGGCCACCAATGGCATCTGTGGAAGTGGGCTTCTTATTGTGCATCAGAG AAAATAGCGGAGCAAGATGCTGGCAAATATGAATCAGCAGTCTATGCAGCACAATGTAGCAATTTAAAGCGCATGCTTCCAATCTGTACTGACTGGGAG TCAGCATGCTGGGCAATGGCAAAGTCATGGCTAGATGTTCAGCTGGATTTGGAATTGGCTCATTTAGAACCAGAAAGATTGGATCAATTTAAAAGCATTGGAGATGCAATTGATGGAAGTCCTGGACATAGTGATGGAGCTGTTCAGCCTTCAAATGGACCAGGAATTTGGCCACTTCAAGTTTTGAACCAGCAACCACGACAACTTTCTGATCTTCTTCAGAAACTTCATTCAGG GGAAATGGTCCATGAAAGTGTTACTCGAGGATGCAAGGAGCAGCAACGCCAAATTGAG ATGATTCTAATGTTAGGGGATATTGCACGATTGCTAGACCTTATATGGTCATGGATAGCACCTTCAGAAGATGATCAGAATGTCTTCAG GCCTCATGGAGATCCTCAGATGATTCGATTTGGTGCTCATCTAGTGCTTGTGCTCAGATACTTACTTGGTGATGAAATGGATGCTTTCAGAGAGAAAATTATGAATGTTGGTGATCTCATTGTACACAT GTATgccatgtttttgttttccaagcaACATGAGGAGTTGGTGGGTATATATGCTTCTCAACTTGCACGCCACCGATGCATTGACCTCTTTGTGCACATGATGGAACTGAGGCTGAACAGCAG TGTGCATGTCAAATATAAGATCTTCCTTTCTGCTATGGAGTATTTACAATTTTCCCCTGTGGACAACTCGAAAGGAAGTTTTGAAGAAATtgttgagag GGTTTTGTCAAGATCTCGGGAAATCAAAGTTGGTAAGTATGATAAGCTATCAGATGTTGCAGAGCAGCACCGGCTGCAGAGCCTTCCGAAAGCTATGGTTATCCAGTGGCTCTGCTTCACACCCCCCTCCACAATTACTAATGTTGAGGATGTCAGTACAAAACTTCTTCTGAGAGCTTTGATGCACAG CAACATATTGTTCCGGGAGTTTGCCCTGGTTTCAATGTGGAGAGTTCCTGCAATGCCCATTGGTGCTCACACATTACTTAGTTTTCTTGCTGAACCTTTGAAGCAACTTTCAGAATCTTCTGATAGCTTGGAGGATTACAATGTTTCTCAGAACCTGGAAGAGTTCCACGATTGG AATGAGTATTATTCTTGTGATGCAAAATATCGCAATTGGCTCAAAATTGAATTAGAGAATGCAGAGGTTTCTCCACTTGAACTCTCAATGGAGGAAAAACAAAGGGCTATTTTATCAGCCAAGGAGACTCTGAATTCGTCTTTGTCATTGTTATTGA gaaaagaaaatccttGGTTAGCTCCTGGTGAAGATCATGTGTACGAATCTGTGGAACCTATATTTCTTGAATTGCATGCCACTGCAATGCTTTGCTTGCGTTCCGGTGAATGCTTGCCTCCTGATGCAACTGTGTGCGCTACTTTAATGAGTGCTCTTTACTCTTCAGTGAGCGAGCAAGATGTGTTAAATCGGCAACTAATG ATAAATGTCTCCATATCCTCAAAGGACAATTACTGTGTAGAGGTTGTGCTTCGCTGTTTGGCAGTTGCAGGTGATGGTCTTGGGCAACAGGAACACAATGATGGTGGTATTCTTAGTACTGTTATGGCTGCTGGCTTCAAAG GTGAGCTGCTTCGATTTCAATCTGGAGTCACAATGGAGATTTCCCGATTAGATGCCTGGTATTCGAGCAAAGCTGGTTCCTTAGAGAGCCCAGCAACATACATTGTGCAGGGCCTTTGTCGTAGGTGCTGTATTCCAGAAGTCATTCTTCGGTGCATGGAG GTCTCTCTTTCGCTTATAGAGTTGGGTATGCCACCTGAAGGTCATGATCAGTTGATTGGCTTAGTTGCTTCGTCCGAGGCTGGGGTTCTTCATTTGTTTAGTCACCAACAATTGCAG GAATTTTTATTGGTTGAGAGGGAATACTCCATAAGGCAAATGGAGCTTGAAGAGGAGCTTTCTTCTTGA
- the LOC117620753 gene encoding pentatricopeptide repeat-containing protein At2g18940, chloroplastic, with the protein MEGTFFPPRPAYPLPTNRPIQPSPPVKFNSTTLPPPPQTPSPPFPIDSLLQHLLSLSSPPNTPPKLKPLNPPQQTNGNFPSLQISVDSTPKQYHQLKKPASILVPNFEDDKVEVKPEDGLLDFLTIKGKLMFSSIVEQPLHSLNDFFDSAKFELFEVDLISLLKALDLSGNWERALLLFEWILSNLSSENLKLNNPMIELMVRILGRESQHTIASKLFDVIPIEKYSLDVRAYTTIIHAHSRTGKYERAIDLFNKMVEIGLSPTLVTYNVMLDVYGKMGRSWNKILGLLEEMRSKGFEFDEFTCSTVISACGREGLLNEAKEFFAGLKSQGYVPGTVTYNALLQVFGKAGVFTEALSILKEMEDNNCPPDAVTYNELVAAYVRAGFSEEGASVLETMTQKGTMPNAVTYTTVINAYGKAGKEEEALRLFNHMKATGCVPNVCTYNAILGMLGKKSLPEEMIMLLCDMKASGCAPNRITWNTMLAMCGDKGRHKYVNRVFREMKNCGFEPDRDTFNTLISAYGRCGSEIDAAQMYDEMIKAGFTPCVTTYNALLNALARRGDWKAAESVVVDMRSKGFKPNETSYSLMINCYAKGANVKGIERIEREIYDGHIFPSWVLLRTLVLANFKCRALKGMERAFQKLQSNGYKPDLVLYNSMLSIFARNNMYDRANDMLYMIRENGLQPDLVTYNSLMDMYARKGECWKAEEILMALQKSGGKPDLVSYNTVIKGFCRQGHMQEAIRILSEMTARGIRPCIFTYNTFITGYAGQGMFSEIDEVISYMTQNNCKPNELSYKIAVDGYCKARKYKEAMDFLSKIKEIDNSFDDQYVQRLTSRIRGNLES; encoded by the coding sequence ATGGAAGGTACTTTCTTTCCACCCAGACCAGCATATCCCCTTCCAACAAACAGACCAATACAACCAAGCCCTCCTGtgaaattcaattcaacaACATTGCCACCCCCTCCTCAGACTCCATCTCCTCCATTTCCTATTGACTCCCTTCTCCAGCACCTTCTGAGCCTCTCTTCACCACCTAACACTCCCCCCAAGCTCAAACCTTTAAACCCACCTCAGCAAACCAATGGCAATTTCCCTTCTCTTCAAATTTCAGTTGATTCAACCCCAAAACAGTATCATCAACTGAAGAAACCCGCTTCAATTTTGGTCCCAAATTTTGAGGACGATAAAGTAGAGGTGAAACCAGAAGATGGGCTTCTTGACTTTTTGACAATAAAGGGTAAGTTGATGTTCAGTTCCATTGTAGAGCAGCCTTTGCATAGTTTGAATGATTTCTTTGATTCTGCTAAGTTTGAGTTGTTTGAAGTTGATTTGATTAGTCTCTTGAAAGCATTGGACCTCTCTGGCAATTGGGAAAGAGCCCTTTTGTTGTTCGAATGGATTCTGTCCAACTTAAGCtcagaaaatttgaaattaaataatcCGATGATTGAACTAATGGTTAGAATTCTTGGTAGAGAGTCACAGCATACGATTGCATCAAAATTGTTTGATGTGATTCCTATAGAGAAATACTCATTAGATGTTCGAGCTTACACGACTATCATTCACGCTCATTCTCGTACTGGCAAGTATGAACGTGCAATTGACCTGTTTAACAAAATGGTGGAGATTGGTCTCTCACCAACTTTGGTCACATACAATGTCATGCTTGATGTTTATGGGAAGATGGGTCGATCTTGGAATAAAATTTTAGGCCTCTTGGAGGAGATGAGGAGCaaaggatttgaatttgatgagtTTACTTGTAGTACGGTGATATCTGCTTGTGGAAGAGAGGGGTTGTTGAATGAGGCAAAAGAGTTCTTTGCTGGATTAAAGTCACAAGGCTATGTACCAGGAACTGTTACCTACAATGCTTTGTTACAAGTTTTCGGCAAGGCGGGGGTATTTACAGAGGCCTTGAGTATATTAAAAGAAATGGAGGACAACAATTGCCCACCTGATGCTGTTACTTACAATGAGCTTGTGGCAGCTTATGTGAGGGCAGGATTCTCTGAGGAAGGTGCATCTGTCCTAGAAACCATGACCCAAAAAGGAACAATGCCAAATGCTGTTACATACACGACTGTGATAAATGCATATGGTAAAGCtggaaaggaggaagaggctCTAAGGTTGTTCAACCATATGAAGGCGACAGGCTGTGTTCCTAATGTTTGTACCTACAATGCTATCCTTGGAATGCTCGGAAAAAAATCACTACCAGAGGAGATGATAATGCTGCTTTGTGATATGAAGGCAAGTGGATGTGCCCCTAACCGTATTACCTGGAACACAATGCTTGCCATGTGTGGGGATAAGGGTAGGCACAAGTATGTGAATCGGGTCTTTCGAGAAATGAAGAATTGTGGTTTTGAGCCTGACAGGGACACATTTAATACCTTGATCAGTGCATATGGACGGTGTGGGTCGGAAATAGATGCTGCACAGATGTACGATGAGATGATCAAAGCAGGATTTACTCCATGTGTTACAACTTACAATGCACTTCTAAATGCTCTGGCTCGGCGAGGGGACTGGAAAGCAGCAGAATCTGTTGTTGTAGACATGAGAAGTAAGGGCTTCAAGCCTAATGAAACCTCATATTCATTGATGATCAACTGCTATGCTAAGGGAGCGAATGTGAAGGGGATAgagagaattgagagagaaatttatGATGGTCATATTTTTCCTAGCTGGGTTCTTTTAAGAACTCTTGTTCTTGCAAACTTCAAGTGTAGAGCACTGAAGGGTATGGAGAGGGCATTCCAGAAATTGCAGAGCAATGGATACAAACCTGACTTGGTTCTATACAATTCGATGCTTTCAATTTTTGCTAGAAACAACATGTATGACCGGGCAAATGACATGTTGTACATGATTCGTGAAAACGGCCTTCAGCCAGATCTTGTAACCTACAATAGCTTGATGGACATGTATGCCAGAAAGGGAGAGTGTTGGAAAGCAGAAGAAATACTTATGGCCCTACAAAAATCTGGTGGGAAACCAGACCTAGTCTCTTATAACACTGTCATCAAAGGGTTTTGCAGGCAAGGGCACATGCAGGAGGCCATAAGAATTCTCTCCGAGATGACAGCCAGAGGGATTCGGCCGTGTATCTTTACCTACAATACTTTTATCACAGGCTATGCAGGGCAGGGAATGTTCTCAGAAATAGATGAAGTGATTAGCTATATGACTCAGAACAATTGCAAGCCCAATGAGCTAAGCTACAAGATTGCAGTGGATGGTTATTGCAAAGCAAGAAAGTATAAAGAAGCCATGGACTTTCTCTCAAAGATTAAGGAGATTGATAATTCTTTTGATGATCAATATGTGCAAAGACTTACTTCCCGCATTAGGGGTAATTTGGAATCATAA